A genomic window from Manduca sexta isolate Smith_Timp_Sample1 chromosome 5, JHU_Msex_v1.0, whole genome shotgun sequence includes:
- the LOC115444624 gene encoding ATP-sensitive inward rectifier potassium channel 10 yields the protein MEIEPERRGSRSRALERSLSYSEAIGNWSGRSSIEIPSMVNTDVYANEELKKHYRISQTYVEGKEISFPSAGAYIDMNEIPAKVEVLASSQYSSEDEQTDSGLVMTIDVEESIRSSEVKPLSDASTQPMVSSEVTTDIYDRIEVADSIFDERTIGPSAVGYSTPYSKRKRRSSRHRRRPGRPTRSRRAVYKNGDENVPIRRNIPAKSIKYMRDLVNTVINSKWRFIILLMVIAHFVFWFIFAAIWYAVATSYADDIGDGKEHCVTGTSSFAGLLLMTVETQMTIGYGVRYPNEECPEAIIIMVFEIVAGTALSGGLSSLLFTKLVRPNRHVSSVGFSKKATVCMRDGELCLQFRVWDLLHLNIVGSTITAYMLKPIRTLEGELVQNYIHQLELKEARAFLLWPITVVHVINAESPLYDFSAQDMIDYRFEIVVCLTGSSKNMGTMTQSRTSYLSKEIIWGYRFKNVLHYSKEHEAYTIAVEDLDSVEQVDTPLCSASRFKEFEEDIRTSSNLLTPPISMTPTNYSAEDSSTLSKVEGSIPSSPSLNRMGGTRRSFGWNFQRFQPEKYINTEMEQKLQ from the exons ATGGAAATCGAACCAGAGAGACGAGGCAGCAGGAGCAGGGCTCTAGAAAGATCCCTCAGCTACTCAGAAGCCATTGGCAACTGGTCTGGTAGGTCTTCTATAGAAATCCCAAGTATGGTGAACACAGACGTCTACGCAAACGAAGAACTGAAGAAACACTACCGCATCTCTCAAACATACGTCGAAGGCAAAGAGATCAGTTTCCCTTCAGCCGGTGCGTATATCGATATGAACGAGATACCAGCTAAAGTCGAAGTGTTGGCTTCCTCCCAGTACTCTAGTGAAGACGAACAAACTGACTCTGGACTAGTCATGACCATAGATGTAGAAGAAAGTATCAGGAGTTCTGAAGTGAAACCTCTTTCTGACGCGTCTACTCAACCTATGGTCAGTTCGGAGGTAACTACCGATATTTATGATAGGATTGAGGTTGCTGATAGTATATTTGATGAAAGGACCATTGGACCGTCAGCAGTTGGGTATTCGACGCCTTATAGCAAGAGAAAGCGGAGGAGCAGTAGGCATAG GCGGAGACCAGGTCGACCAACGCGCTCTAGACGAGCTGTGTACAAGAATGGCGATGAAAATGTACCCATCCGCAGAAATATTCCAGCAAAGTCTATTAAATACATGAGAGATCTCGTTAACACTGTG ATTAACAGCAAATGGCGCTTCATCATACTCCTGATGGTGATAGCGCATTTCGTGTTCTGGTTCATCTTTGCCGCTATATGGTATGCAGTGGCAACGTCATACGCTGATGATATAGGAGACGGGAAGGAGCACTGTGTTACTGGTACTTCGTCCTTCGCTGGCCTGCTCTTGATGACGGTTGAAACTCAG ATGACCATTGGCTATGGAGTGAGATATCCCAACGAAGAATGTCCTGAAGCTATAATTATCATGGTATTTGAG ATTGTAGCCGGCACTGCGCTATCCGGAGGTCTCTCTAGTTTGCTATTCACTAAACTCGTGAGACCAAATAGACACGTATCATCAGTCGGATTCAGTAAGAAAGCCACG GTATGTATGCGAGATGGTGAACTGTGCCTTCAATTCAGGGTGTGGGATCTCCTGCATCTGAACATCGTGGGCAGCACCATCACAGCGTACATGCTAAAGCCTATAag GACTCTAGAAGGCGAGCTAGTTCAAAACTACATTCACCAGCTGGAGCTCAAGGAAGCGAGGGCGTTCCTCCTCTGGCCTATCACTGTGGTCCATGTCATCAATGCCGAGAGCCCTCTCTACGACTTTTCTGCCCAAGACATGATCGATTACAG gtTTGAGATTGTGGTGTGTTTAACTGGTTCTTCAAAGAATATGGGCACGATGACGCAGAGCAGGACCTCCTATctatcaaaagaaataatatggGGGTACAGGTTCAAGAATGTACTGCA CTATTCAAAAGAACATGAAGCTTACACCATTGCTGTTGAAGACCTTGACTCCGTAGAACAAGTGGATACACCTCTCTGCAGCGCCAGCAGGTTCAAGGAGTTCGAAGAAGACATCAGGACCTCCTCAAATCTCCTCACGCCGCCCATCTCCATGACTCCTACCAACTACTCCGCTGAAGATTCATCGACGCTATCCAAAGTGGAGGGAAGTATACCGTCCTCTCCAAGTTTAAATCGCATGGGAGGAACAAGGAGGAGTTTTGGATGGAATTTCCAGAGGTTCCAGCcagagaaatatattaatactgaGATGGAACAGAAGTTGCAGTAA